One part of the Corynebacterium aurimucosum ATCC 700975 genome encodes these proteins:
- a CDS encoding phosphoribosylformylglycinamidine synthase 2, with amino-acid sequence MAAFSESASRVLVATTADRVDMLLHRAEECGVPAVVIGQTTDNGELELGGESIAVSELREAWAATLPDLFGHAVGANSVVE; translated from the coding sequence GTGGCTGCCTTCTCCGAGTCCGCCTCCCGCGTGCTCGTGGCAACGACCGCTGACCGCGTCGACATGCTGCTGCACCGCGCTGAGGAGTGCGGTGTGCCGGCCGTCGTCATCGGCCAGACCACCGACAACGGTGAGCTGGAGCTCGGCGGTGAGTCCATCGCTGTCTCCGAGCTTCGTGAGGCCTGGGCGGCGACCCTGCCGGACCTCTTCGGCCACGCGGTGGGGGCCAACTCCGTGGTGGAGTAG
- a CDS encoding IS1634 family transposase codes for MSPYIRTVKTASGAMAVQVVFSERKGAKRMKHIGSAHSESELALLRAEAQRIVDGDQLALDFGEVEHIPPATGSVCHPLPVVGQRAGYLLDCIDACFNELGLAVASGDDQVFRDLVRARIINPGSKLDSIETLAEVGITSASYRTIQRRLSSFATESFGEILTQALAHHAGIGPGAFILYDVTTLYFETDTPDELRKPGFSKERRLEPQILVGLLTDATGFPLHVGAFAGNSAETHTMLPMITRFQEAYQLDEVTVVADAGMFSAANKQALIDAGLHYILSVKTPTVPEVIETWRRENPGDDYTHGQIWTQASASDGRKHTTPNTVTHFQYSHDRARRSLRGIKEQVAKAKRAVDGDIAIKRNRYIDLSAPNKKVNYALAAKHRALAGIKGYETDLTALPASEVIGHYRRLFNIEKSFRMSKSDLKARPIYARKQDSITAHLHIVMAALAVAHLMETRSGQSIKRLVRTLKKYRSFQLVVGGETIHAAVPLPPDLTATIQAITGRELPH; via the coding sequence GTGAGTCCTTATATTCGCACCGTCAAGACCGCTTCTGGGGCGATGGCGGTGCAGGTGGTGTTCTCTGAACGCAAAGGTGCCAAAAGGATGAAGCATATCGGCTCAGCGCATTCAGAGTCTGAGCTTGCGCTTTTGCGGGCTGAAGCTCAACGCATCGTCGATGGTGACCAACTCGCATTGGACTTCGGCGAGGTAGAACACATCCCACCGGCAACGGGCAGCGTTTGCCACCCGCTGCCGGTAGTCGGTCAGCGGGCCGGATACTTGCTGGACTGTATTGATGCGTGTTTCAACGAGTTAGGTCTTGCTGTAGCAAGCGGTGATGATCAGGTGTTTCGGGATCTGGTGCGTGCCCGGATTATCAATCCCGGCTCAAAGCTGGATTCCATCGAGACTCTTGCCGAGGTTGGCATCACCAGCGCAAGCTACCGCACCATCCAGAGGCGTCTTTCCTCCTTCGCTACCGAATCGTTCGGGGAGATACTAACCCAAGCGTTGGCCCATCATGCAGGTATCGGGCCAGGCGCATTCATCTTGTACGACGTGACCACCTTGTACTTTGAAACCGATACTCCTGATGAGCTTCGCAAACCTGGTTTTTCCAAAGAGCGCCGCCTCGAGCCACAAATCCTTGTCGGGCTGCTTACTGATGCCACTGGTTTTCCACTACATGTTGGAGCGTTTGCCGGAAACTCGGCAGAAACCCACACGATGCTACCGATGATCACACGGTTCCAAGAGGCCTACCAACTCGATGAAGTCACCGTCGTTGCTGATGCAGGCATGTTCTCCGCAGCGAACAAACAAGCATTGATAGATGCAGGGCTGCACTACATCTTGTCGGTGAAAACCCCCACCGTGCCTGAGGTGATCGAAACCTGGCGGCGGGAAAACCCCGGTGACGACTACACCCACGGCCAGATCTGGACACAAGCCTCGGCAAGCGATGGGCGCAAACACACAACCCCGAATACGGTGACCCACTTCCAGTACTCCCATGATCGGGCTAGGCGCAGCCTGCGCGGAATCAAAGAGCAAGTCGCAAAAGCCAAACGCGCTGTTGACGGCGATATCGCAATCAAGCGCAACCGCTATATCGATCTTTCCGCCCCAAACAAGAAGGTCAACTACGCTCTTGCTGCCAAACACCGAGCCCTAGCCGGAATTAAAGGCTATGAAACCGACCTGACCGCTCTCCCCGCTAGTGAGGTTATCGGGCATTACCGCAGGCTGTTCAACATTGAAAAGTCGTTTCGGATGTCGAAATCAGACCTGAAAGCACGCCCAATCTACGCCAGGAAACAAGACTCGATCACTGCACATCTCCATATTGTGATGGCAGCACTAGCCGTGGCCCACCTGATGGAGACCCGCAGTGGTCAATCCATCAAACGCCTCGTGAGAACACTCAAGAAATACCGCAGCTTTCAACTCGTCGTTGGCGGCGAAACCATTCACGCCGCCGTACCACTCCCGCCCGACCTCACCGCCACCATCCAAGCAATCACCGGCCGCGAACTTCCGCACTAA
- the purL gene encoding phosphoribosylformylglycinamidine synthase subunit PurL, whose translation MTVHNDTVEQAAAQPELEQPYRELGLKDDEYAHIREILGRRPTDAELTMYSVMWSEHCSYKSSKTHLRYFGETMTEEMGSKILAGIGENAGVVDIGDGNAVTFRVESHNHPSYVEPHQGAATGVGGIVRDIMAMGARPIAVMDQLRFGPADAPDTKRVLPGVVGGISHYGNCLGLPNIGGETVFDESYSGNPLVNALCVGTLKVDDLKLAFASGTGNKVMLFGSRTGLDGIGGVSVLASDTFEDGAERKLPAVQVGDPFAEKVLIECCLELYKSGIVVGIQDLGGAGLACATSELAAAGDGGMEINLDNVPLRAKDMTAAEILASESQERMCAVVTPENVEKFKEICAHWDVTCAEIGEVTTGKHLIIRHQGEVVVDAPAGTIADEAPVYDRPYARPEWQDALQEFKGVEKQDLTVALKKLVASPALCSRDFITEQYDRYVRGNTVQSHHANAGVLRIDEETGRGIAVSADASGRYTKLDPNMGTRLALAEAYRNVAVTGARPVAITNCLNYGSPENPDVMWQFRESVHGLADGAVELGIPVSGGNVSFYNQTGEEPILPTPVVGVLGVIDDVHKSIGNELGLVEEPEVLVLLGETKDEFGGSIWQQVSAREQGNESENGLNGLPPQVDLANEQRLADFFVGNEGVTAAHDLSEGGLAVTAFEMAKRSGVGLNLDLSKVHEDAFVAAFSESASRVLVATTADRVDMLLHRAEECGVPAVVIGQTTDNGELELGGESIAVSELREAWAATLPDLFGHAVGANSVVE comes from the coding sequence ATGACCGTACACAACGACACCGTCGAGCAGGCGGCCGCGCAGCCTGAGCTGGAGCAGCCCTACCGGGAATTGGGTCTGAAGGATGATGAATACGCGCACATCCGCGAAATCTTGGGCCGCCGCCCCACCGACGCTGAGCTGACCATGTACTCGGTGATGTGGTCGGAGCACTGCTCCTACAAGTCCTCCAAGACGCACCTTCGCTACTTCGGCGAAACCATGACCGAGGAAATGGGCTCCAAGATCCTCGCGGGCATCGGTGAGAACGCCGGCGTGGTGGATATCGGAGACGGCAACGCGGTGACCTTCCGCGTGGAGTCCCACAACCACCCGTCCTACGTGGAGCCGCACCAGGGTGCGGCCACGGGCGTCGGCGGCATCGTCCGCGACATCATGGCGATGGGCGCTCGTCCGATTGCCGTGATGGACCAGCTGCGCTTCGGCCCGGCTGATGCCCCCGACACCAAGCGCGTTTTGCCTGGCGTGGTCGGCGGTATTTCGCACTACGGCAACTGCTTGGGCCTGCCCAACATTGGCGGCGAAACTGTTTTTGATGAGTCTTATTCCGGAAACCCACTGGTCAACGCGCTGTGCGTGGGCACGCTGAAGGTGGATGACCTCAAGCTGGCCTTCGCCTCCGGTACCGGCAACAAGGTCATGCTCTTCGGCTCGCGCACCGGTCTCGATGGCATCGGAGGCGTGTCCGTGTTGGCCTCTGACACCTTCGAGGACGGCGCGGAGCGCAAGCTGCCGGCCGTTCAGGTGGGTGACCCGTTCGCGGAGAAGGTCCTCATCGAGTGCTGCCTGGAGCTGTACAAGTCCGGCATCGTGGTTGGCATCCAGGACCTGGGTGGCGCGGGCTTGGCCTGCGCGACCTCCGAGCTGGCCGCCGCCGGCGATGGCGGCATGGAGATCAACCTGGACAACGTCCCGCTGCGCGCCAAGGACATGACCGCCGCAGAGATCCTCGCCTCCGAGTCCCAGGAGCGCATGTGTGCCGTGGTGACCCCGGAGAACGTGGAGAAGTTCAAGGAGATCTGCGCGCATTGGGATGTCACCTGCGCTGAGATCGGTGAGGTCACCACTGGCAAGCACCTCATCATCCGCCACCAGGGCGAGGTCGTCGTGGATGCCCCGGCCGGCACCATCGCGGACGAGGCTCCGGTCTACGACCGCCCCTATGCCCGCCCGGAGTGGCAGGATGCGCTGCAGGAGTTCAAGGGTGTGGAGAAGCAGGACCTCACCGTGGCGCTGAAGAAGCTCGTGGCTTCTCCGGCGCTGTGCTCCCGTGATTTCATCACCGAGCAATATGACCGCTACGTGCGCGGCAACACCGTGCAGTCCCACCACGCGAACGCTGGTGTGCTGCGCATCGACGAGGAGACCGGCCGCGGTATCGCGGTATCGGCCGATGCCTCTGGTCGCTACACCAAGCTGGACCCGAACATGGGCACCCGCCTGGCGCTGGCGGAGGCCTACCGCAACGTCGCCGTCACCGGTGCCCGCCCGGTGGCCATTACCAACTGCCTCAACTACGGCTCCCCGGAAAACCCGGACGTGATGTGGCAGTTCCGCGAGTCCGTGCATGGGCTTGCCGACGGCGCCGTGGAACTCGGCATCCCGGTCTCCGGCGGCAACGTCTCCTTCTACAACCAGACCGGCGAGGAGCCGATCTTGCCGACGCCCGTCGTGGGCGTCCTGGGTGTTATCGACGACGTCCACAAGTCCATCGGCAACGAGCTTGGTCTCGTGGAGGAGCCGGAGGTACTCGTGCTGCTGGGTGAGACCAAGGATGAATTTGGCGGCTCCATCTGGCAGCAGGTCAGCGCTCGTGAGCAAGGAAATGAGTCGGAGAATGGTTTGAATGGTCTGCCCCCGCAGGTGGACCTGGCCAACGAGCAGCGCCTCGCTGACTTCTTCGTGGGCAACGAAGGCGTCACTGCTGCTCACGACCTCTCCGAAGGCGGCCTCGCCGTCACCGCATTCGAGATGGCCAAGCGCAGCGGCGTGGGGCTGAACCTGGATCTGTCCAAGGTCCATGAGGACGCCTTCGTGGCTGCCTTCTCCGAGTCCGCCTCCCGCGTGCTCGTGGCAACGACCGCTGACCGCGTCGACATGCTGCTGCACCGCGCTGAGGAGTGCGGTGTGCCGGCCGTCGTCATCGGCCAGACCACCGACAACGGTGAGCTGGAGCTCGGCGGTGAGTCCATCGCTGTCTCCGAGCTTCGTGAGGCCTGGGCGGCGACCCTGCCGGACCTCTTCGGCCACGCGGTGGGGGCCAACTCCGTGGTGGAGTAG
- the purQ gene encoding phosphoribosylformylglycinamidine synthase subunit PurQ produces MKIGVITFPGTLDDVDAARAARTAGADVVSLWHADEDLRGVDAVVVPGGFSYGDYLRSGAISALAPVMRAVVEAANKGMPVLGICNGFQILTEAGLLPGALTRNQGLHFHCVDTYLEVANAQTSWTSEFEQGQRILIPAKHGEGRFQADAETVERLEGEGRVVFRYTDNFNGSINGIAGITNEAGNVVGLMPHPEHAIDLLTGPSTDGLGLFVSALKVVA; encoded by the coding sequence ATGAAGATCGGCGTTATTACCTTCCCTGGCACGCTTGACGACGTCGACGCGGCCCGCGCCGCCCGCACCGCCGGCGCCGACGTCGTGTCCCTGTGGCATGCAGATGAGGACCTGCGAGGAGTGGACGCCGTCGTTGTACCCGGTGGCTTTTCCTACGGTGACTACCTGCGCTCCGGCGCTATCTCTGCGCTGGCCCCGGTGATGCGCGCGGTAGTGGAAGCAGCGAATAAGGGCATGCCGGTGCTCGGCATCTGCAACGGCTTCCAGATTCTGACAGAGGCCGGCCTGCTGCCCGGCGCCCTGACTCGCAACCAAGGCCTGCATTTCCACTGTGTGGATACCTACCTCGAGGTGGCGAACGCACAGACCTCCTGGACCAGCGAGTTTGAGCAGGGTCAGCGGATCCTGATTCCGGCGAAGCACGGCGAGGGCCGGTTCCAGGCGGATGCGGAGACCGTGGAGCGCTTGGAGGGCGAGGGCCGCGTGGTCTTCCGCTATACCGATAACTTCAATGGCTCCATCAATGGCATCGCCGGTATCACCAACGAGGCCGGCAACGTGGTGGGGCTCATGCCGCACCCGGAGCATGCCATCGATCTTCTCACCGGCCCGTCCACCGACGGTCTGGGTTTGTTTGTGTCCGCCCTCAAGGTCGTCGCTTAA
- the purS gene encoding phosphoribosylformylglycinamidine synthase subunit PurS → MARVVVNVMPKAEILDPQGQAVVRALGRLGVAGVSDVRQGKRFEIEVDDSVSAEQLEKVASTLLANTVIEDYEVIQ, encoded by the coding sequence ATGGCTCGTGTAGTTGTCAATGTCATGCCCAAGGCCGAGATTTTGGACCCGCAAGGTCAGGCCGTCGTCCGCGCGCTGGGCCGCCTGGGGGTTGCTGGTGTCAGCGACGTGCGCCAGGGCAAGCGCTTTGAGATTGAAGTTGATGATTCGGTCAGCGCCGAGCAACTCGAGAAGGTGGCTTCCACCCTGCTGGCCAACACCGTGATCGAGGATTACGAGGTCATCCAGTAA